The genomic stretch ATTTCCAATACCCGATATCTAGAGCACTGGCTATGCCACGACGACGTTGAATCATCTGGATGGATATTTTCTGGTGAGTCTCCCAATTCTGAAGGGCCAGAGTTATGAGAATTGATGTAAACATAAGAAGGTTGTTttttgttatcaagatctttTGGATCTTGTGAAGGAGGGAGTGACGCTGATTCCAGAAAACGCAACAGATGAAGAAAATGTTGtacacaaagaattgaagaagaaagattataaagaTCTCTTTATAATTCATCAACGCGTTGATCTAGATAATTTCAAAAAAATTAGTGATGTCGAATCGTCGAAAGAAGAATAGGAAATCTTGGAAAAATCATTTGGTGGCGCtgagaaggtgaaagaggtgaggttatAGACTCACAAAAaaacgtatgaattgcttcagatggaagacaatgaaagcataactgattttttcactagggttacgaaactagtgaatcaaattaaagtatgtggagaagtgttgataTCACGATCGGTTGTTagaaagatcttgaggtcattggctccaaagttcgaccacgtggtagtagccatagaagagttGAAATATTTGTCAACATTAACAAAGGAGgagcttcaagggacacttgaatctcGTGAATAAAGAATGACTGAAAGAGCTGCAAGCAAGTCGAAAAGTGATGTGGCTTTGAAGGCACAATAAGTAAGAGAAAAGAAAGGGAAATGGAAGTGGTTCGACAAAAAAGATAGAAGAGGCTATAATAATTTGACCGATCGAAATCAGCAAGAAGAAGGTTGGTCGAATCAGAGAAAGTTTACATACCAaagcaaccaaagaggtggtgttaCAGGTAGAGAAAGCGGTTTGTGATCGAAAATCTGACATAAGTCACATTCAGTAtttcaattgtcagaagtatggtcattACTCTAGTGATTGTCTtgaaaaacaaaagaatcaaGAAATTGATGCAAAGTTTACAAAGAATAAAGAACCAGAGATGCTGctgatggtcacaacaagagatgaagaaagattccAGGATCGATGGTACTTAGACCtaggatgctcatcacacatgactggtaggaaagattggtttgtaAACATGAAACCatcaatgaagaacatggtaaaattcACAAATGATAATATTCTAGCAACTGAAGGCATTGGTGATATTCTGATTATGTGGAAAGATGGTAAGAAGTCAGTAATTTCTGATGTACTATACATATCAGGCATGAAAAAcaatttgctcagcatatggcagttggtcgaaaagaactacaaagtATCAATCAAAGACAAGATGACGAGAGTTCTCGACTCAGGTGGAAGATTAATCTTGAAGGCACTcatgtctcagaatagaaccttaACGTGATGGAGCACAAGCGCCTTGTAACTGCAGCTAGCTTAGATGAATGGATATGATACTATAGACTTGGCCATCCCAACTTTAAAAACATCAGAGCTTttaaaagaagaaatatggtttcagggttatcagaaatcgacattccaaatgaagtgtgtgaggAATATGTGCAAGCAAAGaaacacaagaacaacttcagcaAGGATGCATGAGGCAAGTCGAAGGCAATTTTTGAAGTCATATattctgatgtgtgtggaccTATTCAGGTGGATTCAATTGGAGGTAACCGATACTTTGTCACATTGATAGATAATTTAAGTCGAAAACTttggacttacctgatcaagacGAAAAGTtaagtgatcgaggtattttccaagtttaaatctatggtcgaaagacaaagtggTCAAAAGCTCAAGAGTCTGAGGATTGATGGTGGTGGAGAGTATGAGTCGAAATACTTCCACATGTTATGTGAAAAATAAGGGATTGTGAATGAGATGGTGTCATCCTACACTCCACAGCATAACGGAAATGCataaaggaagaatagaaccaacatgaatatggtgagaagtatgttgaatGGAAAACGTTTACCCAAggaattatggggagaagttgtgtcgatTGTAACATACATCCTGAACAGATGTCTGACGAAAAGGCTAGAAGAATAACGCCAGAAGAATtttggtctggtgtcaagcctaacTTTAATCATCTGTAAgtatttggatctatagcacatagacatgtgtctgaaaggaactctcgattatgaaattttgtttccTACAACTAACGAAGGAAAATAATGCAAGCTAGTGGGTTACACCGACTTAAGTTTGTGTAATGATGCTGAAGATAGAAAATCCATCAATTGGCTATGTGTAATGATTGCCTTATTGAACCCCACGACCTTCAAAGTGGCTAGTTTGGAAAAGAGATTTGCACTGAAGTTTTTTTCGCGAGGGACATGTTCTACTTCGAAAGGGAGGAAACGTGATTACAGATTTCGTACCTTCTGTGGATATTTTATCAGCTAGGTCTGATATTGTCCTGAGAGCTAATTGGCGACCGACTGAGAGTCACTTTTGGCTCCATAACTATATCACCCAGTCCCTCAAGCAGTATTCCTGCCCCGCTTACCTATACTTTAGAGGCGTCATCCATGGATAAACCTCATTCTGAAGGTGGTTATTCTTCGATGGGTGAGTTAAGTTCGGCTACAAAGTCGACCAGGCCTTAATATTTGATGCTCCCCCTTGGAACATACTAGATATCGTATTTCAAGAGCTCTACCAACCAAGATAGCATTATTCCCACTAAGTCATACTTCTTTAATACTTGAAGAACGTGATAATTAGTTTTTACCATGATGGTGTGCCCCTGGAAGTATGGACAGAGCTTTTTTCCGTTGTGACAACGGCTAATATGAGCTTCTCAATCATATGATAGTGTGTCTTATGGCCCTCAAACACTTTTCTTACGAAATAGACAGGTCTATCTGCTTTATGTATCTCTTGGACAAGGAGTTAGCTTATCGCCCGCTCGGTGACCGAGAGGTAGATGAGTAGAGGTGAGTCTTCCTTCGGGCGAGTGAGGATCAAAGGCGACGTGAGGAACTCCTTGATCTTGGAGAAAGCGTCCTCACAATCGACGGTCTATTCAAAATTCTTCTTTTTAATAAGGACGACGAAGAACAAGAAAGTTTTGTCACCTACGTATGAGAGGAAGCGAGATAAGGCTATGAGGTGTCCAGTAAGTTGTTGCATCTCCTTTACATTAGTGGGACTTCTCACATCGATGAGCGTCTGACACTTGTCTGGATTAGCTTCAATTCCCCTCCTCGTTAGCATGAAATCCAAAAACTTACCTGCATGTACCCCGAAAGAGAATTTGACGAAATTTGGGCGCATGTCATGCCTTCTTACTGATTGCAGGATGTCCTCTAGGTCATCGGCGTGACTATGCCCATATGTTGTCTTGACAATAATGTCGTTGACATATACCTCAACATTTCGCCCAATCTGATGGGGAAATAGCTCGTCTGTGAGTCGTTGGTATGTGGCGCCAACATTTTTGAGGTCGATAGACATGACATTGTAGTAGTATTTGTCATGGTTCAACATGAAGGAGGTCTTGGACGCATCCATGGGATTCATCTAGATTTGGTTGTATCCCGAGTAAGCATCCATGAAACTTAAAACTGGGTAGCCTAATGATTTGTCGATTAGATGATTGATGTTTGGCAGTAGATATGGATCCTTGGGGCAGGAAACATTGAGATTCGTGAAGTCTACACACATGTGCCACTTTTTCTTGGCCTTTCGTACCAGGACTACATTGGCCAACCATGTGAGGTACTTTGGTTCAGTCATGAATCTGGCACTTGGTAAATTTTCCACCTCTTCATCAATGGTAGCCATCTTTTCCCTGCCTACTTTCGTTTCCTTTACTCCACTAGCTTGGTTGATGGATGAATGGTCAGGCGATGACTCACAACCTTGGCGTAAATCCCTAACATGTCTGGGGGGGCCAGGCGAACATGTCGACATTTATTCGGAGTCGGTCGACTAACTCCTGCTCCTCCTCTGCAAACAAGGAGGTACTTATCTTTGTGACTTGGTGGGCATGAGGTCCTATTTGGACTTCCTCCAAGTCTTATATGGCGTGAGTCATTCCGGATACCCACCCAATCTAGGGTCCAAACCCTTGAAGTCAGTATTTGAAACTTCGGAAGGATGGACATCAACCAATATGAACTATTCTCTGGCCGTCTCCAGGTTGCTTAGATAACATCCGCGAGCTACTTGTCGGTGTTTCAGGATGGTGCCCACTCTTTCATCTAAGAGCGGATATTTCAGGGTTAAGTATCGAGTTGAAACGATCGTCCCTAGGTTgtaaaaattaatttaataatataatataataaaataatgAAGCCATTAATTTCTTAATTAAGAATGTCACTTTATGTCATTTTGTATTTATCCACTGGTATACAACTAATTTATCAAACACTCAAATTAATTTATCAACGATCAATCATCAATTATTAACTATCGGGTAGTATCAACTAGCAACAATCAATTATCAGTCATCAACTATCAACTATCCGTTAGTTTTACCGAAGATAGCTTGGAGTGTTACTAAAAATATCTAAAAGAAATATGAATATTTTTCTATTTATATTTAATGAGAAAATACTCTTTTTAGGTACTCCCTAGAGAATAAATGAATTCCCAATTAACATTTTACATAGGTCACACGCCTCTTAGAGAGAATTTGGGTCGTTTGAATGATAATTTCAGAAATTAATAATAATTAACCACAATGGCATAGGGAGATGTAGTAGGACTCTAAAATTATAGAAGTTTGCCAAAGAACACAAATGAAACGGTTGACATTTCGATTTTGACGGTAAAAATCAAATATCTAAATCACATACAATAATCTATAGCGTTTCAATACTGAGTTCTCGGTTATAGTACGTCGTGCTGCCATGGCTTCCGAACAACCACAAGAAGATACAAGAACAATTTCCCTCAAAGTCTTAGTGGAGAAACAAAGAAACAAAGTTGTTTTAGTGGAAGCTACAAAAGACTTTGTTGACACTCTCTTTAGCTTTCTATCTCTTCCACTCGGCACAATCATTCGTCTTTTATCAAACAATGACCAACAACAATCATCCGTATCAGAATCATCGTCATTTCTTGGTAATATTAACAACCTCTACCGAAGTGTACAAAACCTCAACTCAGAGGATGTTTGGAACAATCCTGTCTGCCAACAAATGTTGCTACATCCTAGAAATCCATGTGAAGCATTATGCATGAAGCTGTTCTTGAATGTTGATGACACTGAGCCATCAAATAAGATACTTGTGTGTGACCATTGTAACAGGTTTACTACTTTTCAGAACCTTGTTTGCATATGTGGaaaaccaacaaacaaacatCCTAAGAATTTGGATTCTGAGGGTCAGACTCAGGGTAATAGTACTATAGCGGATTCAAAAAATGGAGTCTTTGTTAAAGAAAATGGGTCAAACTTTACTGTTTCTTTGTTTGATGATTTGAAGATTGTGCCAAGTTCCATTATGAATGCCTTGCACCTGTTGAATGAATTGGGGTATTCAGACTTGACTCAACTAGAGGAAATCACACACAAGTTTGGCAAACAGGAGGTAATAGGTTGTGTTGTTTTTTCATCTATCTCTCAATTCCATTACTTTGATTTATTTGTACTTGCAAATGATCTTGGACACATCTATTTCTTTGATCAGTTTTCTAACTGTTTCCTCTTTGTTCCTTCCAAAATTTTGGTGTATAATTATATAACTGATTACTTCCTTTTTGATGTATAGATATTGAACTTGTTAAAGTATTGCTTAACCTCGCACGAGCCATTGACAAATACCATTCTTAAACGTAGCTCCAAGAACAAAGACAACCTGTCTTGCCAATTTTCATCGGCACAAAGCGTGATGTCTTGCAGTAGTAACAACAGTAAAATTGATATCAAGGTCGTGCAAAGTAAATCTCAGAAAAAGGTAGTCTTTGCAGAAGCCAATGGAGATTTTGTCAACTTCATTTTGAGCTTCCTAACCATGCCATTAGGGTCTATTATAAAGCTTTTAGGACCCAACTATTTTGATGGATGTGTTACAA from Lathyrus oleraceus cultivar Zhongwan6 chromosome 7, CAAS_Psat_ZW6_1.0, whole genome shotgun sequence encodes the following:
- the LOC127105903 gene encoding uncharacterized protein LOC127105903; translation: MASEQPQEDTRTISLKVLVEKQRNKVVLVEATKDFVDTLFSFLSLPLGTIIRLLSNNDQQQSSVSESSSFLGNINNLYRSVQNLNSEDVWNNPVCQQMLLHPRNPCEALCMKLFLNVDDTEPSNKILVCDHCNRFTTFQNLVCICGKPTNKHPKNLDSEGQTQGNSTIADSKNGVFVKENGSNFTVSLFDDLKIVPSSIMNALHLLNELGYSDLTQLEEITHKFGKQEILNLLKYCLTSHEPLTNTILKRSSKNKDNLSCQFSSAQSVMSCSSNNSKIDIKVVQSKSQKKVVFAEANGDFVNFILSFLTMPLGSIIKLLGPNYFDGCVTNLYKSVENLDSSLCTCSHTVLLNPGVAPQFGFPKQLLNIPHAEHPLYYYGTGTSKQVYDSFTHCYENVEAKIKGGVFSKKPESIFNGRTLTALDPRSPNRSKVVGFVKKEALYGVGDDLTVKALSADFCLSYFKESSIPLDDLEVKVISIGEVEAMNILGASLISKFTLTNGLGDFLKESTVTSN